The bacterium genome includes a window with the following:
- the larB gene encoding nickel pincer cofactor biosynthesis protein LarB, with amino-acid sequence MKTKRIFIDPYKDLGFAKLDLHREKRKGFPEVVFCEGKTTAQIRDITKTIFKSNHRVLLTRIDREQARRIKKAFPKGRLFSQARLFYLGPMPARTGLVSILSAGTADIPVAEEAAVTAEIMGCVVKRFFDVGVAGIHRLLALKREIDRSRVIVVVAGMDGVLASVAGGLFAKPIIAVPTSIGYGLSLKGITPLLTMLNSCAPGVAVVNIDNGFGAGYLAAVINHIR; translated from the coding sequence ATGAAAACAAAAAGAATATTCATCGACCCCTACAAAGATCTCGGATTTGCCAAACTTGATCTGCACCGTGAAAAAAGAAAAGGGTTTCCCGAGGTTGTTTTTTGCGAAGGCAAGACGACAGCTCAGATCAGAGATATTACCAAAACGATATTCAAATCCAACCATCGTGTGCTCCTGACCAGGATCGACCGTGAACAGGCCCGGCGAATAAAAAAAGCGTTCCCCAAGGGACGGCTGTTCAGTCAGGCGCGTCTGTTCTACCTCGGACCCATGCCCGCCAGGACCGGTCTCGTGTCCATTCTGTCGGCCGGGACCGCAGATATCCCGGTCGCGGAGGAAGCCGCGGTCACTGCCGAAATCATGGGATGCGTGGTTAAACGGTTTTTTGATGTCGGCGTTGCCGGGATCCACCGGCTCCTGGCTTTGAAACGGGAGATCGACCGTTCCCGGGTCATCGTCGTGGTCGCGGGTATGGATGGAGTTCTTGCCTCGGTCGCCGGTGGATTGTTCGCCAAGCCGATCATCGCGGTTCCGACCAGCATCGGATACGGACTGAGTCTTAAGGGAATAACGCCATTATTGACCATGCTTAACTCCTGCGCACCCGGCGTTGCCGTGGTTAATATTGATAACGGGTTTGGCGCCGGGTACTTGGCGGCGGTCATAAACCATATAAGATAA
- the amrB gene encoding AmmeMemoRadiSam system protein B, protein MAQTCNAKEYRNSIHASTWYPGKEKDLREEIAGYLKNARSTITGEIYGLISPHAGYVYSGPVAAFSYKQVENKTYDLVVVIGPSHQYRFQGASVDTIQGRKTPLGTIEYDLETARKLLKTSKIITYEPMAHEQEHSVEIQMPFLQVVLKKFKTVEVVMGTQDDETCKALASAIVKAAKGKKTLLIASSDLSHYHAQAAAEKLDGFVLDAVKKYDPELLGRRLSQDSCEACGGGPIITVMLAAREIGATTAGILNYATSGNTSGDFSQVVGYLSAALYAGDSSKQEVGVDLGFSKDEKAKLREIAVKSIEAAVQGEEIPEFDGISKMLKEPYGVFVTINKHGSLRGCIGHIIADQPLYLICAEMAKAAALSDPRFDPVTRDELNDLEIEISVLTPFEPVKDFKKIVIGRDGLIIKRGYYSGLLLPQVATDYGWTVEEFLEHTCNKAGLPADAYKQKGTEIFKFSAEVF, encoded by the coding sequence ATGGCACAAACATGCAATGCAAAAGAATACCGTAATTCTATTCATGCCAGTACCTGGTATCCGGGAAAAGAAAAAGATCTCCGGGAGGAAATAGCCGGATATCTGAAGAACGCCCGGTCGACGATAACGGGCGAGATCTATGGATTGATCTCGCCGCATGCCGGGTATGTGTATTCCGGTCCGGTCGCGGCATTTTCTTATAAACAGGTCGAAAACAAAACCTACGATCTGGTCGTGGTTATCGGCCCCAGCCACCAATATAGGTTCCAGGGCGCATCCGTGGATACGATACAGGGAAGGAAAACACCGCTGGGAACCATTGAATACGATCTTGAGACCGCGCGCAAACTGCTCAAAACCAGCAAGATCATTACTTACGAACCGATGGCACATGAACAGGAGCATTCGGTTGAGATCCAGATGCCGTTCCTCCAGGTGGTCTTAAAAAAATTTAAAACCGTAGAGGTCGTTATGGGCACGCAGGATGACGAGACCTGTAAGGCGCTTGCCAGCGCCATCGTCAAGGCAGCAAAAGGAAAAAAGACTTTGCTTATTGCCAGCTCAGACCTGTCCCACTACCACGCGCAGGCGGCCGCCGAGAAATTGGACGGGTTTGTTCTTGATGCGGTCAAAAAGTACGATCCCGAACTGCTGGGCAGGAGATTGAGCCAGGACAGCTGCGAAGCGTGCGGGGGCGGTCCGATAATCACGGTGATGCTGGCGGCGCGGGAAATAGGCGCCACGACCGCCGGGATCCTGAACTACGCGACAAGCGGGAACACGAGCGGCGATTTTTCGCAGGTCGTGGGTTATCTTTCAGCTGCGCTCTACGCGGGCGACAGCAGCAAGCAAGAGGTCGGCGTCGATCTTGGTTTTTCAAAGGACGAGAAGGCGAAACTGAGGGAGATCGCGGTCAAAAGCATTGAAGCGGCGGTGCAGGGCGAAGAGATCCCGGAATTTGATGGGATCAGCAAGATGTTGAAAGAACCGTACGGAGTCTTCGTAACCATCAACAAGCATGGCAGCCTGCGGGGGTGCATCGGCCATATCATCGCGGATCAACCCCTATATCTGATCTGCGCGGAAATGGCGAAGGCCGCGGCCTTGAGCGATCCCAGGTTCGATCCTGTCACCAGGGATGAACTTAATGACCTTGAGATCGAGATCTCGGTGCTGACACCGTTTGAGCCGGTGAAGGATTTTAAGAAGATCGTGATCGGCAGGGACGGTCTGATAATCAAGCGGGGTTATTACAGCGGGTTGCTGCTGCCTCAGGTCGCGACCGACTACGGGTGGACGGTCGAGGAATTCCTTGAGCACACATGCAATAAAGCGGGGCTGCCTGCCGATGCTTACAAACAGAAAGGCACGGAAATTTTTAAGTTCTCAGCCGAAGTTTTTTAG
- a CDS encoding biotin transporter BioY: MMNVSRTSGLDYYRWLSGLAWSRKLGLSLLMAGITGVFAQIRIMLPWTPVPVTGQVLAVLSCGILLGEYYGGLSMAFYLLLGFLGLPWFASGSSGSTIGPTAGYLIGFVPAALLIGYLFRRSNRLLAQLGAIVSGIAVIYVLGTLHFILFTGIEPGKAMVMAVLPFIPFDLLKGLIAVSMGRVLTTGCARKEATR, encoded by the coding sequence ATGATGAACGTATCGAGGACAAGCGGCCTGGACTACTACCGATGGCTATCCGGTTTGGCGTGGAGCCGTAAGCTCGGGCTTTCTTTGTTGATGGCAGGGATCACCGGGGTTTTTGCCCAGATCCGCATCATGTTACCCTGGACGCCAGTGCCGGTCACTGGGCAGGTGCTGGCCGTTCTTTCATGCGGCATTTTACTGGGTGAGTATTACGGCGGTTTAAGCATGGCGTTTTATTTGTTGCTTGGTTTTCTCGGTCTACCGTGGTTTGCCAGTGGTTCGAGCGGATCGACGATCGGACCGACCGCGGGCTATTTGATCGGGTTCGTACCGGCTGCTTTGCTGATCGGGTATTTATTCAGGCGCAGCAACAGATTATTGGCCCAGCTTGGCGCGATCGTGAGCGGGATCGCGGTCATCTACGTGCTGGGAACGCTCCATTTCATATTATTCACCGGCATCGAACCGGGAAAAGCAATGGTTATGGCCGTATTGCCTTTTATCCCATTTGACCTGCTGAAAGGTCTCATTGCCGTAAGTATGGGCAGGGTATTGACAACTGGATGCGCACGGAAAGAAGCAACGCGCTGA
- the lpxD gene encoding UDP-3-O-(3-hydroxymyristoyl)glucosamine N-acyltransferase has product MKLFEIAAMIRGKPYGRSDRAIRHILPPDEAQGPDLTFLFDQRTKTHSSMVISSRPVKDKSGIVVPDPRRAMFELLRRLSARVRLPSVSKLSVVDPSVRIPRSCTIEPYAVIGENVRIGRGTYLGAHCVIGAHAVIGDHCDIHAAAVICGSVLIGDHVIINAHSVIGKQGFGYYRSKGNRSRYRRMEHIGKVVINDFVEIGSGVTIDRGTIGATVIGRGTKIDNLVHIAHNVKIGQNCMIMGQCGIAGSSSLGDNVVLCGQTGVSDHVTIGSNAVVLAKSAVFKSIPGQKRYSGIPAREHTAVLRALARLYDQGT; this is encoded by the coding sequence GTGAAGCTTTTTGAGATCGCTGCTATGATCCGCGGAAAACCGTACGGCAGATCAGACCGTGCGATCCGGCATATCCTGCCGCCCGATGAGGCGCAAGGTCCAGATCTTACATTCTTGTTCGATCAGCGGACCAAAACCCACTCCTCAATGGTCATCAGTTCGCGTCCGGTCAAAGACAAATCGGGTATTGTCGTGCCCGACCCGCGGCGTGCAATGTTTGAACTCCTGCGGCGATTATCAGCGCGCGTCCGCTTGCCGTCGGTTTCGAAATTATCGGTTGTCGATCCCTCGGTGCGTATCCCCCGGTCCTGCACGATCGAACCCTATGCCGTAATCGGGGAAAACGTCAGGATCGGAAGGGGCACTTATCTGGGCGCTCATTGTGTCATCGGCGCGCACGCCGTAATCGGGGATCACTGCGATATCCACGCGGCTGCGGTCATCTGCGGCAGTGTCCTGATCGGCGATCATGTCATCATCAATGCCCACAGCGTCATCGGTAAGCAGGGTTTTGGGTATTACCGCTCCAAGGGCAACAGATCGCGCTACCGCCGCATGGAACACATCGGCAAGGTGGTCATTAACGACTTTGTCGAGATCGGAAGCGGCGTGACGATAGATCGGGGGACGATCGGCGCGACCGTGATCGGCAGGGGCACCAAGATCGACAACCTCGTGCACATCGCCCACAATGTAAAGATCGGGCAGAACTGTATGATCATGGGTCAGTGCGGTATCGCCGGTTCCAGTTCGCTCGGCGATAATGTCGTGCTTTGTGGCCAGACCGGAGTGAGTGACCACGTTACCATTGGCAGCAATGCCGTGGTATTGGCAAAAAGCGCGGTCTTTAAGTCCATCCCCGGACAAAAACGGTATTCCGGGATCCCGGCCCGCGAACATACCGCAGTGCTCAGGGCGCTGGCCCGTCTTTACGATCAGGGAACATGA
- a CDS encoding UDP-3-O-acyl-N-acetylglucosamine deacetylase, with protein MMDQGSNISGFTLHQTYARVHFSASRRLDIYLHENSIPPRRLTLDPDAISVHEHVVSLDRSRAVNVVEHLFSALYGLRIFNLRIDLYGNEIPFFDGSSYPFIMPLARVKTNAPAQPSHHIPLLERISVGSGNSFIRYEPARTRRDPLVVDMTLSHPYIKKQRIELEVTPRSYRAEIAPARTFVFTTEDDPRLKELPPYGIGITRRNIYSASPLRFPDEPVRHKILDLLGDMFVLRKMISGKIIARNTSHRLNLRFVKTLLGYLDFDH; from the coding sequence ATGATGGATCAAGGATCGAACATTTCGGGGTTCACCCTGCACCAGACCTATGCGCGAGTGCATTTCTCGGCGAGCCGGCGGCTTGATATCTATCTCCATGAAAACTCGATCCCGCCCCGCCGATTAACGCTCGATCCCGACGCCATATCAGTGCATGAGCACGTGGTTTCGCTGGATCGTTCGCGCGCCGTGAACGTTGTGGAACACCTTTTCTCGGCCCTGTACGGGCTTAGGATCTTTAACCTGAGGATCGATCTTTACGGCAACGAGATACCGTTTTTTGACGGCTCAAGCTATCCCTTTATCATGCCGCTCGCGCGGGTCAAGACGAACGCCCCGGCTCAACCATCGCATCACATCCCTCTGCTCGAACGTATTTCCGTGGGCAGCGGAAATTCCTTTATTCGATACGAACCAGCCAGGACTCGCCGGGACCCGCTGGTCGTGGACATGACGCTGTCCCACCCTTACATAAAGAAACAGCGTATCGAGCTGGAAGTCACGCCGCGCTCATACCGCGCGGAGATCGCGCCGGCACGCACTTTCGTTTTCACGACCGAGGACGATCCGCGGCTTAAAGAACTCCCGCCCTATGGCATCGGCATCACCCGCCGCAATATCTACAGCGCCTCGCCGCTGCGGTTCCCGGACGAACCAGTGCGTCACAAGATCCTGGATCTTCTCGGCGACATGTTCGTATTGCGGAAAATGATCTCCGGCAAGATCATCGCCCGCAACACATCGCACCGGCTCAACCTGAGGTTCGTAAAAACACTGCTGGGTTACCTCGATTTCGATCATTAA
- a CDS encoding DUF4412 domain-containing protein encodes MNIKTMRTCIIGIGLAAMVFLTGMGFAGIEWTSTFVRSSKGDSTTDIHHVYAQGGLVREEFVQVEGKSGLGQKGGWWLYKGTGNTITIVDPEKKTYIEMSMDSLLQLVGALGKFIQMKITNPTSTVQELDPETVGGYECQHFVITNAYDMEMKVLIMKVNSHIESRKEMWTTTGIPMEEISFAYSMRSIKSGIMGLDSLIDKEIEIYKTMGFAVKSLTTETTTSKGKSETTTTEMTVSDVAVKDLSADLFTIPADYKKVDFSMIPGGK; translated from the coding sequence ATGAACATTAAAACAATGCGTACGTGCATTATTGGAATCGGTCTGGCAGCGATGGTCTTTCTGACCGGCATGGGTTTTGCCGGCATCGAATGGACGTCGACGTTCGTCCGGTCGAGCAAGGGCGATTCGACCACTGATATTCACCACGTGTACGCTCAGGGCGGATTGGTCCGCGAGGAATTCGTGCAGGTCGAAGGCAAGAGCGGCCTCGGCCAGAAGGGGGGCTGGTGGCTGTACAAGGGCACCGGCAACACCATTACGATCGTTGATCCGGAGAAGAAAACCTATATTGAAATGTCGATGGATTCTTTGTTGCAGTTGGTCGGCGCCCTGGGAAAGTTCATACAGATGAAGATCACCAACCCGACCAGTACGGTGCAGGAACTCGACCCGGAAACGGTTGGTGGTTATGAGTGCCAGCACTTCGTGATCACCAATGCCTACGATATGGAGATGAAGGTCCTGATCATGAAGGTAAACAGCCATATCGAATCGAGAAAAGAAATGTGGACCACGACCGGGATACCAATGGAAGAGATCTCGTTCGCTTACAGCATGAGATCGATTAAGTCAGGTATCATGGGTCTGGATTCCCTGATCGATAAAGAGATCGAGATATACAAGACCATGGGCTTCGCGGTCAAATCGTTAACGACCGAAACGACCACGAGCAAGGGAAAGAGCGAAACGACCACGACCGAGATGACCGTTTCAGACGTCGCGGTCAAGGATCTCAGCGCGGATCTGTTCACGATCCCGGCCGATTACAAAAAGGTCGATTTCAGCATGATCCCGGGCGGCAAGTAA
- a CDS encoding DUF4159 domain-containing protein, with product MTLLVSLLLFFSQYDFTIGRLKYGGGGDWYSNPSSLPNLLRAVSSQTSIRAAPKEGVVEITDPQLFQYPYLYLNGHGNIRFTDEEVNILRSYFAAGGFLHADDNYGMDSSFRREIQRVFPDVTLMELPFDHDIYHCFHDFPNGPPKIHEHDKKEAQGFGIFYENRLVVYYTYQCDLGDGWEDQDIHNDPEEKRKAALDMGVNIVVYSLTH from the coding sequence ATGACGCTGCTGGTATCATTATTACTGTTTTTCTCCCAGTACGATTTCACGATCGGCCGGCTCAAGTACGGCGGCGGCGGCGACTGGTATTCGAACCCCTCGTCGCTGCCCAACCTGCTGCGGGCCGTCAGCTCGCAGACGTCGATCCGCGCCGCCCCCAAGGAAGGCGTCGTGGAGATCACCGATCCGCAGTTGTTCCAGTATCCTTATCTCTACCTCAACGGCCATGGCAATATCCGTTTCACGGACGAAGAAGTGAATATCCTTCGTTCCTATTTTGCGGCTGGCGGTTTTTTGCATGCGGACGATAACTACGGCATGGATTCGTCGTTCCGCCGGGAGATCCAGCGCGTGTTCCCTGATGTCACGCTCATGGAACTGCCGTTTGACCATGATATCTATCACTGTTTCCATGATTTCCCCAACGGACCGCCCAAGATCCATGAGCACGACAAAAAAGAAGCTCAGGGATTCGGCATATTCTACGAAAACCGCCTGGTGGTATATTACACTTATCAATGCGATCTCGGCGACGGCTGGGAAGATCAGGATATCCACAACGACCCTGAAGAAAAACGAAAAGCCGCCCTCGATATGGGGGTCAATATCGTCGTTTATTCCCTTACCCACTGA
- a CDS encoding tetratricopeptide repeat protein, with protein sequence MMPVLLLALICGDSLPAVDSLEDLLRRQPGMAHAVELNRRYCAEGRFDEAAKMLGTYEERALAGEKGMVNFLIAEAHLFAGKIIDARQHYLQTAARFSSTAIANDALERLYLIEVCRKDTALMTRLIRALCYQSTSQLVPAEESLKILIPTALGDYALYFTALNFEAQDKIPLALSALQELAVKFPNHTIHTVDILAARLHVQLKNYKTAAALLESLIVRKPETIYAVQARAMLKELDLKRR encoded by the coding sequence ATGATGCCAGTACTGCTGCTGGCTTTGATCTGCGGCGATTCGCTACCGGCTGTGGACAGCCTTGAGGACCTGCTGCGGCGGCAGCCCGGCATGGCTCATGCCGTGGAATTGAACCGCCGCTACTGCGCTGAAGGTCGCTTTGACGAGGCGGCCAAAATGCTCGGCACCTATGAAGAACGCGCTTTGGCCGGAGAAAAAGGCATGGTCAATTTCCTGATCGCCGAAGCTCACCTGTTCGCGGGAAAGATCATCGATGCGCGCCAACATTATCTCCAGACCGCTGCCCGGTTTTCCAGTACCGCCATCGCCAACGACGCGTTGGAGAGGTTGTACCTTATCGAAGTCTGCCGCAAGGATACCGCTCTCATGACACGCCTGATCCGTGCCCTCTGCTATCAGTCGACATCCCAGCTTGTGCCGGCCGAGGAATCCCTGAAGATCCTGATCCCGACCGCACTGGGAGACTATGCGCTGTATTTCACGGCCCTCAATTTCGAAGCTCAGGACAAGATCCCGCTGGCGCTGAGCGCACTGCAGGAACTGGCGGTAAAATTCCCCAACCACACCATCCATACCGTGGACATCCTGGCCGCACGCCTTCATGTCCAATTGAAGAACTATAAGACCGCTGCCGCGCTCCTGGAATCGTTGATCGTAAGAAAACCTGAAACCATCTACGCGGTGCAGGCGCGGGCGATGCTGAAAGAGCTGGATCTCAAAAGGCGTTAA
- a CDS encoding amidophosphoribosyltransferase — translation MSGIVGVISSKDCKNDLFYVTDYHSHLGTSYGGMAMYDGHNLNKKIHNIARAQFKSRFSEDMDYIGMNGYAGVGVISDRDTQPLTLRLKFGEFAICGVGFIDNQDELAQELIREGAVFSEMPNGKVNQIELAAKLINQGKDLVDGLEYMHDRIRGSMSMIFLGADGIIAARDRYGRSPLVLAEKSGTRLVATETCSYKNLGYSTKRFLGPGEVIQMTPSRSIRLKAPRKTMQLCTFLFVYTGFPASEYEGMNVEEFREYSGRIIARRDNVQADFVAGIADSGTAYAHGYAQESGIPIRVPLLKYTPGWARSYVPPSQDTRDLVALMKQIAIDSIIRGQRMVITEDSIVRGTQLKNFLLVKLWNSGARELHVRPACPALMFPCKYLFSTRALDELFARRVLKSMHGRHRKNVKAYLDPESKEYEKMIRLMERDLNITSLKYQRLQDMISATKLPARDLCTYCWTGKENP, via the coding sequence ATGAGCGGCATAGTCGGGGTCATTTCGAGCAAGGATTGCAAGAACGACCTGTTCTACGTAACCGACTACCATTCTCACCTCGGGACATCGTACGGCGGCATGGCCATGTACGATGGCCATAACCTCAACAAGAAGATCCACAACATTGCCCGTGCCCAGTTCAAATCGCGTTTTTCCGAGGATATGGACTACATCGGCATGAACGGCTACGCGGGCGTCGGGGTCATCAGCGACCGCGATACCCAGCCGCTAACCCTGCGCCTGAAGTTCGGCGAATTTGCGATCTGCGGCGTCGGTTTCATCGATAACCAGGACGAACTGGCGCAAGAATTGATCAGGGAGGGAGCGGTCTTCTCGGAAATGCCCAATGGCAAGGTCAACCAGATCGAGCTGGCCGCCAAGCTCATCAACCAGGGAAAGGACCTTGTTGATGGCTTAGAATACATGCACGACCGGATCAGGGGATCAATGTCAATGATCTTTCTTGGGGCCGACGGGATCATTGCGGCGCGGGACCGGTACGGCCGAAGCCCGCTGGTGCTCGCGGAAAAGAGCGGCACGAGGCTCGTGGCAACGGAAACATGTTCTTACAAGAACCTCGGGTATTCGACCAAGAGGTTCCTGGGCCCGGGTGAGGTCATACAGATGACGCCGAGCCGCTCGATCCGCCTGAAGGCACCGCGCAAGACCATGCAGCTGTGCACCTTCCTGTTCGTGTATACCGGGTTCCCGGCATCCGAGTATGAAGGCATGAACGTCGAAGAATTCCGCGAATATTCCGGCCGGATCATCGCGCGCCGGGACAATGTCCAGGCTGATTTTGTCGCCGGTATTGCCGATTCCGGGACCGCATACGCGCACGGGTACGCCCAGGAATCAGGTATCCCGATCAGAGTGCCCCTCTTGAAATACACGCCCGGCTGGGCGCGGAGCTATGTGCCGCCATCACAGGATACCCGGGACCTGGTCGCGCTGATGAAGCAGATCGCGATTGATTCCATAATCCGGGGTCAACGGATGGTCATTACCGAGGATTCGATCGTGCGCGGGACCCAGCTGAAGAATTTTCTGCTGGTCAAACTCTGGAATTCCGGCGCGAGGGAACTCCACGTCCGTCCAGCCTGCCCGGCGTTGATGTTCCCGTGCAAGTATCTGTTTTCCACGCGCGCCCTGGATGAGCTCTTCGCGCGGCGCGTCCTTAAATCAATGCACGGCAGGCATCGGAAGAACGTGAAAGCCTATCTCGATCCTGAATCCAAAGAATATGAAAAGATGATAAGGTTGATGGAGAGGGACCTGAATATCACGTCGCTGAAGTATCAAAGACTCCAGGACATGATATCTGCAACCAAGCTGCCGGCCCGCGATCTGTGCACCTATTGCTGGACCGGAAAAGAAAACCCATAA
- a CDS encoding metallopeptidase TldD-related protein, with the protein MLQVNIGYTDDLDNSVLMRAMADELNRSMTSLQISNQIKPYYLSYRVIDRQACDIEAAFGGLIYSEDERNRDVFVDLRVGSYDFDNSNFICQVSGSESIESDQATLPLDDDYEAIRHGLWLVTDGTYKKALEKFSRKKAYIQNQQVKDEIADFAKVPVCRDDERLAQLRLERAAWELKIGELSSLFRMYPRIQESKVTFHTGVQAQYFLDAEGNRSRRVEMGTSIDVTAKAQSADGDPLEDFMSFCAPEPGQLPPLAEITSSIKAMAETLSLQASLIKEENYSGPVLFTDQAAAELFFQVLGKGVSDPRTPLFENEMMGENMKSGLGGLCGRFGRKVLPDFMFAYDDPTLVNWHGVPLLGAFLIDDQGVRSQRVDIVKEGKLAGFFMNRSPTKKIPGSNGHGRSRSESYGFRYTALPSVMVVGVDDAAAISDPIKTLVQMCKSYGNSYGIIISRLEATLAGDPMERYMRYFAGAGKGKPLLSSPLVAYKIDVETGALTLARGLEFSSATSRILRDIVAVGNTAYTYNFFFRDENGNSYPMSVIAPPVVVEEIDLVTKETKTSKPPVLKHPYFLFHP; encoded by the coding sequence ATGCTTCAAGTTAATATTGGATACACGGACGACCTTGACAACAGCGTGTTGATGCGGGCCATGGCTGATGAGCTGAACCGATCTATGACCAGTTTGCAGATCTCTAACCAGATCAAGCCCTATTACCTGAGTTACCGCGTCATCGACCGGCAGGCTTGCGATATTGAGGCAGCATTCGGCGGCTTGATATACAGCGAGGACGAGCGCAACCGGGACGTTTTCGTCGATCTGAGGGTCGGTTCTTATGATTTCGATAACAGCAATTTCATCTGTCAGGTCAGCGGTTCGGAATCGATCGAATCTGATCAAGCGACCCTGCCGCTGGATGATGATTATGAAGCGATCCGGCACGGGCTGTGGCTGGTTACGGACGGGACCTATAAAAAGGCGCTGGAGAAATTTTCACGCAAAAAGGCTTATATCCAAAACCAGCAGGTCAAGGACGAGATCGCTGATTTCGCGAAAGTCCCGGTCTGCCGTGATGACGAACGGCTTGCGCAGCTTCGACTCGAGCGGGCGGCCTGGGAATTGAAAATAGGCGAGCTGTCAAGTCTGTTCCGGATGTACCCGCGCATCCAGGAGTCAAAAGTGACGTTTCATACCGGCGTGCAAGCCCAGTATTTTCTGGATGCCGAAGGCAACCGCAGCCGGCGCGTCGAAATGGGCACTTCGATCGATGTTACGGCGAAGGCCCAGTCTGCGGACGGTGACCCGCTCGAGGATTTCATGTCTTTCTGCGCACCGGAACCCGGACAACTACCTCCGTTGGCCGAGATCACCAGTTCGATCAAGGCCATGGCCGAAACCCTTTCCCTGCAGGCGAGTTTGATAAAGGAAGAAAATTATTCCGGACCAGTGCTTTTCACGGATCAGGCCGCGGCCGAGCTTTTTTTCCAGGTCCTGGGCAAAGGTGTGTCTGATCCCAGAACCCCGTTGTTCGAGAACGAGATGATGGGCGAGAACATGAAGAGCGGCCTCGGCGGTCTGTGCGGGAGGTTCGGACGTAAAGTATTGCCGGATTTCATGTTCGCGTATGACGACCCGACACTGGTTAACTGGCATGGAGTGCCATTATTGGGCGCTTTCCTGATCGATGATCAGGGAGTTCGTAGCCAGCGCGTTGACATCGTGAAGGAGGGCAAACTGGCCGGATTTTTCATGAACCGGTCTCCCACCAAGAAGATCCCCGGATCCAACGGACACGGCCGTTCCCGGAGCGAATCGTATGGTTTCCGGTACACGGCTTTGCCGAGCGTCATGGTGGTCGGTGTTGACGATGCGGCGGCCATTTCCGATCCAATTAAAACCCTGGTCCAGATGTGCAAGAGTTACGGGAACTCATACGGTATTATCATCAGCCGGCTTGAGGCAACACTGGCTGGAGATCCGATGGAACGTTACATGAGATATTTCGCCGGCGCGGGCAAGGGAAAACCCCTTTTATCGTCGCCGCTTGTCGCGTACAAGATCGATGTGGAGACCGGCGCGCTGACGCTGGCAAGGGGTCTTGAGTTTTCGTCCGCCACATCAAGGATCTTGAGGGATATCGTCGCCGTTGGCAATACTGCCTATACCTACAATTTTTTCTTCCGGGATGAGAACGGCAATTCCTATCCCATGTCCGTGATCGCGCCGCCGGTCGTGGTCGAGGAGATCGATCTGGTGACAAAAGAAACAAAGACCAGCAAGCCGCCGGTCTTGAAACACCCCTATTTTCTTTTTCACCCTTGA